Within Sporosarcina sp. PTS2304, the genomic segment GGAGGATCAGGAAGAGCCGTTGCGAAGGACGGCTTTTGCGAGTGAAGCGCAGCGAGAAGGAGCACATCTTTGCACTTGACAGGCGTAATCGCCAAAGAACTTCTGGCGAGTCCGCCGCGTCCCCTCAGGAAAGCGTCCGGTTCTGTAGGGAGAATCCTAACACGTACACTACCTCTACAACCACTTGTCAAAAGCACTTTCCTTCCAAAAGCTAACTCCTTTCTACGGTTAATGAACAGGCTTGATATATACATACACTAGTTTTCACTAAAATTTCATTCAACTTTGAACATTTTTCAATTCGTTGTAGTATTATGGAAACAACATCTTACATACGGGGGCTTGTCTATATATGATCGATCAACAGACTCGCTTTAAGCGGGAACACATACTACAGACGATGGAAACTGAAGATTTTGACGTGCTAGTAATAGGGGGCGGTGTGACGGGAGCTGGGATAGCACTAGATGCAGCAAGTCGTGGTCTGAATACGGCTTTAGTAGAAATGCAAGATTTTGCGGCGGGCACTTCCAGCCGCTCGACGAAGATGATTCATGGTGGGCTACGTTATTTAAAAAATCTTGAATTTAAAATTGTCTATCAAACAGGACGAGAGCGTGCGATCGTGTATGAGAATGGCCCGCATGTAACAACGCCGGCATGGTTATTATTGCCGATTTATAAAAATGGTACATTCGGAAAATTCAGTAGTTCTATCGGCTTGCGAGTGTATGATATATTGGCTGGCGTGAAAAAGTCGGAACGAAAGAGTATGCTGACGAAAAAAGAGACACTTCAAGCAGAACCAAAGTTTAATCCAGAAGGGTTACTCGGCGCTGGGAAGTTTGTGGAATATCGCTCGGATGATGCGCGTTTAACGATTGAAGTCATGAAGGAAGCTGCTCGTTATGGCGCATCCATTTTAAATTATACAAAAGTGACTGATTTTATGTATCAAGACGGGAAAGTGGCGGGTGTGTTAACGATTGATCAACTAACAGGGAAGTTAGGAGTCATTCGCGCCAAAAAAGTAGTCAATGCGGCAGGTCCGTGGGTCAACGAAGTACGAGTAAGAGACGAAGCGCCGGATAAAAAGCAGTTGCATTTGACGAAAGGTGTGCATTTGGTTTTCGATCAAAGCGTCTTTCCTCTAGAACAAACGATTTACTTTGACACATCGGACGGTCGAATGGTTCTCGCAATTCCGCGTGATGGCAAAACGTATATAGGAACGACAGATACAGATTACCAAGGAAGTATGACAGATCCCCAAATTACATTAGAAGATAAAGAGTACTTATTGGAAGCGATTCGATTCGTTTTCCCAACGTTATCGATTACGGAAGAACAAATCGAGTCTGGTTGGGCAGGGCTTAGACCGTTGATTCAGGAAGAAGGGAAAAGTGCTTCCGCAATTTCTCGTAAAGATGAAATTTGGGTTTCGGACTCTGGCTTATTGACAATAGCGGGTGGAAAACTGACGGGCTATCGTAAAATGGCAGAAACTGTAGTGGATATGATCGCTAAAGATTGGAAAAAGCACTACGGATTAAAAGTGCCAGCTGGACGAACGAAAAAGTTACCTATTTCAGGCGGTCATGTAGGTGGTTCCAAAGGATTTGAAGCTTTTAGTAAGGTAAAAGTAAAAGAAGGTAGAGCGCTGGGACTGACGGAAGAAGAAGCACGCGTATTGGTTAAACGTTATGGTTCCAATGTAGATGAATTATTCGGTGTGATCCAAAATGGAAAAGCAGACGCAGAAC encodes:
- a CDS encoding glycerol-3-phosphate dehydrogenase/oxidase, with translation MIDQQTRFKREHILQTMETEDFDVLVIGGGVTGAGIALDAASRGLNTALVEMQDFAAGTSSRSTKMIHGGLRYLKNLEFKIVYQTGRERAIVYENGPHVTTPAWLLLPIYKNGTFGKFSSSIGLRVYDILAGVKKSERKSMLTKKETLQAEPKFNPEGLLGAGKFVEYRSDDARLTIEVMKEAARYGASILNYTKVTDFMYQDGKVAGVLTIDQLTGKLGVIRAKKVVNAAGPWVNEVRVRDEAPDKKQLHLTKGVHLVFDQSVFPLEQTIYFDTSDGRMVLAIPRDGKTYIGTTDTDYQGSMTDPQITLEDKEYLLEAIRFVFPTLSITEEQIESGWAGLRPLIQEEGKSASAISRKDEIWVSDSGLLTIAGGKLTGYRKMAETVVDMIAKDWKKHYGLKVPAGRTKKLPISGGHVGGSKGFEAFSKVKVKEGRALGLTEEEARVLVKRYGSNVDELFGVIQNGKADAERAKLPVTIYAQVWYSIQKEFVCTPVDFFWRRTGALLFNIEWVNEWQQPVIDCMAHLLGWSGETKKSMTESLEYTKRLCIGEVRK